Proteins co-encoded in one Christiangramia fulva genomic window:
- a CDS encoding PKD domain-containing protein has protein sequence MNSIFIVPKGLTIVSKKIIFLVLISFTSISWSQDNRSYKIFQFPANKIPVINGDPSDWEIVPEEYVVDINELREDSGKYTEVDSLNLAVQVKVGWIKGMNKIYFLYEAYDDYWDFSLPGLHNDTFELIVDGDQSGGPFIDRFHPNKAMDSLDAFFSFHGVHAQNYHIFTPAKGKDWTMVWGSQPWIKNLPYANAAYSYNFEPGSSGKLVLEFWITPFDYAGNDPSRAVKSILKENRNIGLSWAVIDYDEVNQKPNNGFWNLSKEHTMYGNASYALPFKLMPLEKEFREKFKADWSYKIIDMDRRQVAFIDESIGEVTSRLWSFGDGQTSIEKNPVHYYSKGGKYVVVLTIKGPAGESRKSKVWDVVVK, from the coding sequence ATGAATAGTATCTTCATCGTCCCAAAAGGACTTACCATAGTGAGCAAAAAAATAATATTTCTCGTTCTTATTAGTTTTACCAGTATCAGCTGGTCTCAGGATAATAGAAGTTATAAAATTTTTCAATTTCCTGCCAATAAAATCCCCGTGATTAATGGAGATCCAAGCGATTGGGAAATAGTACCAGAAGAATATGTCGTGGATATAAATGAGCTTCGGGAAGACAGTGGAAAATACACTGAAGTAGATTCTTTAAATCTTGCCGTGCAGGTAAAAGTGGGCTGGATAAAAGGAATGAATAAAATTTATTTTCTTTATGAAGCTTATGATGATTATTGGGATTTTTCATTACCCGGACTTCATAATGATACTTTTGAATTAATTGTTGATGGAGACCAGTCGGGCGGACCTTTTATAGATCGTTTTCATCCTAATAAAGCTATGGATAGCCTTGATGCCTTCTTTTCTTTTCACGGCGTTCATGCCCAGAATTACCATATTTTTACTCCCGCAAAAGGAAAGGATTGGACAATGGTATGGGGGAGCCAGCCGTGGATCAAGAATCTTCCTTATGCCAACGCGGCTTATTCCTATAACTTTGAGCCTGGAAGTAGTGGTAAGCTTGTTCTGGAGTTTTGGATTACTCCTTTTGATTATGCGGGGAATGATCCTTCGAGGGCCGTAAAATCTATTCTGAAGGAAAATAGAAATATAGGCTTATCCTGGGCGGTGATAGACTATGATGAGGTTAATCAGAAACCTAATAACGGTTTCTGGAATCTCTCCAAAGAACATACCATGTATGGTAACGCTTCGTATGCCCTCCCGTTTAAACTTATGCCACTGGAAAAGGAATTCCGTGAAAAGTTTAAAGCCGACTGGTCTTATAAGATCATCGATATGGATCGTCGTCAGGTTGCATTTATTGATGAGTCCATAGGAGAAGTGACTTCCCGGTTGTGGAGTTTTGGAGATGGCCAAACTTCGATAGAAAAGAATCCTGTACATTATTATTCGAAGGGAGGAAAATATGTAGTGGTTCTCACAATAAAAGGACCTGCCGGCGAATCCAGAAAATCAAAAGTCTGGGACGTGGTTGTTAAATAG
- a CDS encoding oligogalacturonate lyase family protein encodes MKNRNKILMKRKANPFISLSLAFCLLMFCNVRFSSAQIIEGKDYSSRADVDHTFDMAGEDIFGQRFPSENFTYPDEVTGVKINALTTSRHSSSKMYQTHPQWTSDGEYIVFSSNRTARDGKGRQYYAVSMDNFEIVQITTGDDGSNFHLGWSSGNAYFVRNNNIIELDLHRLLGDSEVNSVGKPEDYEKLLAKVPDSIKPSGIGLDAKENRVFYSTRIDENTSAIYSTDLKSGETKKLKEVPFRIGHLQANPYVTGEVMYCWETGGDSPQRIWYLSIGDNGAVTNKPLFEESDSDWVTHEVFMGPDHILFNVMGHLDRLKKNKTGIFSLNLRTNELKYHGQTNGGGYWHSNATKDGKWIAGDTFDGKLYRINANDSTDVKLLTQGHRGLSKSPFTKEAHMHQSVSPNGKWVLINSSYFTDNDIMLVPLHPEISR; translated from the coding sequence ATGAAAAATAGAAATAAAATTCTGATGAAAAGAAAAGCTAATCCTTTTATTTCCCTATCACTTGCCTTTTGTTTATTAATGTTTTGCAACGTGCGATTTTCTTCAGCTCAAATAATTGAAGGGAAAGATTATTCTTCAAGGGCCGATGTTGACCATACCTTTGATATGGCTGGAGAGGATATTTTCGGCCAAAGGTTTCCTTCAGAAAATTTTACCTACCCTGATGAAGTAACAGGAGTGAAAATTAATGCCCTTACTACTTCCAGACATAGTAGCTCAAAGATGTACCAGACTCATCCACAGTGGACTTCAGATGGAGAATATATTGTGTTTTCTTCCAATCGCACGGCCAGAGATGGAAAAGGACGCCAATATTATGCGGTTTCCATGGATAATTTTGAAATTGTTCAGATTACCACAGGAGACGATGGCAGCAATTTTCATCTGGGATGGAGTAGCGGGAATGCATACTTTGTAAGGAATAATAATATTATTGAGCTCGATCTGCACCGGTTATTAGGCGATAGCGAAGTCAATTCTGTAGGCAAACCTGAAGATTATGAAAAGCTACTTGCAAAAGTGCCGGATAGTATTAAGCCTTCGGGAATTGGACTGGATGCAAAAGAAAACAGGGTTTTTTACTCTACCCGGATTGATGAGAACACTTCCGCTATTTACAGCACTGATCTTAAATCTGGTGAAACTAAAAAATTAAAAGAAGTTCCATTTCGTATCGGTCACCTTCAGGCCAATCCCTATGTAACTGGTGAGGTGATGTACTGTTGGGAAACTGGCGGCGATTCTCCTCAGAGAATATGGTATCTTTCTATAGGAGATAATGGTGCTGTTACCAATAAGCCTCTTTTTGAAGAATCTGATTCAGATTGGGTGACCCACGAGGTATTTATGGGCCCTGATCATATCTTATTTAATGTAATGGGACACCTTGATAGATTAAAGAAGAACAAAACCGGAATATTCTCTCTTAATCTTCGTACTAATGAATTGAAATACCATGGGCAAACAAATGGAGGTGGTTATTGGCATTCCAATGCCACGAAAGATGGTAAATGGATTGCTGGGGACACTTTTGATGGAAAATTGTATAGGATTAATGCTAATGATAGCACCGATGTTAAACTGCTTACTCAGGGCCACAGGGGTCTAAGTAAAAGTCCTTTTACTAAGGAGGCACATATGCACCAATCTGTTAGCCCGAATGGAAAATGGGTGTTGATAAATTCAAGCTACTTTACAGATAATGATATTATGCTTGTGCCCTTGCATCCTGAAATTTCAAGATAG
- a CDS encoding DUF4861 domain-containing protein, with protein sequence MKKPVIVVLLSISLFAVQCKNQEGKNEIVPSKEIVLKNVSTDSLLDKPVIIKRSNLKFKDSTKYPVLTSGNTIYPLQVSDIDQDGVWDEIFLVANFAPNETKHLELKWTEASKLPEYTKRTSARFGKRETEDEPVEPATGETLTKNDMPAKQGFQKYQTDGPSWENDKVGFREYLDGRYSKDVFGKRIPDISPENVGINKDTAVEDNYHVMEDWGRDILAVGNSVGLGGFGLIVNETVHRLGALVTDTVSNVELTRFKIQEEGPVKSVLTFNYQDWCVGGNMYDVEETTTIWPGIYGFKNTVKISGLQGNEQLAVGLVNINNQNPLQEIKVNDDWVVLITHDHQTYEREWILGLALILPRDAYLGYMEAPKTGKLTDSFLAKLNIQNSKPISYYAMAGWELSQEERFADPEFFKQYVIDTAEQLSAEVEVEIN encoded by the coding sequence ATGAAAAAGCCAGTTATTGTAGTATTGCTTTCAATTTCCCTTTTTGCTGTGCAATGTAAAAATCAAGAGGGAAAAAATGAAATAGTGCCTTCTAAAGAAATAGTTTTAAAAAATGTTTCTACCGACTCCCTTTTGGATAAGCCAGTAATTATTAAAAGATCAAACCTTAAATTTAAAGATTCTACTAAATATCCGGTGTTAACTTCAGGGAATACAATTTATCCTCTTCAGGTTTCAGATATAGATCAGGATGGTGTTTGGGATGAAATATTCCTTGTGGCCAATTTCGCACCGAATGAAACAAAACATTTGGAATTGAAATGGACTGAAGCAAGTAAGCTTCCAGAATATACCAAAAGAACAAGTGCACGTTTTGGAAAAAGAGAAACTGAAGACGAACCCGTAGAACCAGCAACAGGAGAAACCCTTACCAAAAATGATATGCCCGCTAAACAAGGATTTCAAAAATACCAGACCGATGGTCCAAGTTGGGAGAATGATAAAGTAGGATTTCGAGAATACCTTGACGGGCGATATTCTAAAGATGTCTTTGGAAAGAGAATTCCGGATATATCACCTGAGAATGTGGGAATAAATAAAGACACCGCTGTGGAAGATAACTACCATGTCATGGAAGATTGGGGAAGGGATATACTTGCCGTTGGAAATTCCGTTGGTTTAGGCGGCTTTGGATTAATTGTTAATGAAACAGTGCATAGGCTGGGAGCTTTGGTGACAGATACTGTGAGCAATGTGGAACTTACCAGGTTTAAAATTCAGGAAGAAGGACCTGTAAAGTCTGTGTTAACCTTCAATTATCAGGATTGGTGCGTAGGGGGAAATATGTATGATGTAGAAGAAACCACCACTATTTGGCCTGGTATATATGGATTTAAAAATACTGTGAAAATATCAGGCCTTCAGGGTAATGAACAATTGGCAGTAGGTCTTGTAAATATCAATAATCAAAATCCGCTGCAGGAGATTAAGGTTAATGATGACTGGGTAGTACTAATTACACATGATCATCAAACCTACGAGCGGGAATGGATTCTTGGTCTGGCACTAATTCTTCCACGCGATGCATATTTAGGGTATATGGAAGCACCAAAAACCGGAAAATTAACTGATTCTTTTCTTGCAAAATTGAATATCCAGAACAGCAAACCTATCAGCTATTATGCTATGGCGGGTTGGGAGTTAAGCCAGGAAGAAAGATTTGCCGATCCTGAATTTTTTAAGCAGTACGTAATCGATACTGCAGAACAATTATCTGCGGAAGTAGAAGTAGAAATAAATTAA
- a CDS encoding DUF6250 domain-containing protein, with product MIILGNLEIEKQELLYEDSFEDDLHQWVVEKEPAEISEVYVEGGKMVIDVGGGATVWFKKMIDKENVLIQYNRTVIIKNGKNDRLSDLNQFWMARDPENSNLFTRSGSFREYDSVRMYYAGIGGNRNTTTRFRKYPGNGMRRLLYDFRGEKYLLKANKDYFIQILNLNGTTKVFVEGREYFSYDDKDPLTAGYFGFRTVQSHQKIDNFKVFSIQD from the coding sequence ATGATTATTCTTGGAAATTTGGAAATTGAAAAACAGGAACTTTTGTACGAAGATTCGTTTGAAGATGATCTGCATCAATGGGTGGTAGAAAAAGAACCGGCAGAAATTTCAGAAGTTTATGTGGAAGGTGGTAAAATGGTTATTGATGTTGGTGGGGGAGCTACCGTTTGGTTTAAAAAAATGATTGACAAGGAAAATGTACTTATACAGTATAATAGGACAGTGATCATAAAAAATGGAAAAAATGACCGTCTGTCTGATCTTAATCAATTTTGGATGGCCCGGGATCCTGAGAATTCGAATCTTTTCACGCGCTCTGGCTCTTTTCGAGAATACGATTCTGTTCGAATGTATTATGCAGGGATAGGAGGAAACAGGAATACAACCACCAGGTTTAGAAAATACCCTGGAAACGGAATGCGTAGGCTGCTTTACGACTTTAGGGGGGAGAAATATCTTCTTAAGGCCAATAAAGATTATTTCATCCAGATTTTAAATTTAAATGGTACTACAAAAGTTTTTGTGGAAGGCAGGGAATATTTCTCGTATGATGATAAAGATCCTTTAACTGCAGGATATTTCGGTTTTAGAACTGTTCAATCCCACCAGAAAATAGACAATTTCAAAGTTTTCTCTATTCAGGATTAG
- a CDS encoding RagB/SusD family nutrient uptake outer membrane protein has product MKLVTKISNLLFLLLVFSLCFSCSDYLDVEPKDKLVASQTYRDVHDADAAVIGIYGELMNLADKYVILNELRADLLSATNNASPLLRQINEHSVTKDNPYANPQNFYKVILDCNDALSNFDKMLADNRLSQEEYNQRYSDIGALRSWLYLQIGIQYGKVPYVTDPLDNIDDVKDDSKFPKIGLDELLTKLIDFTEALNYMQPYTSDNLVINVDGYNTQKFFINKETLLGDLNLWKGNYTAAATHYRTVLETSTESGNQSDLFNTYRLAWGTDINVSYIRYQEQDARSLINTPTQGWGSIFSREMDNNWDYEWIWVLPFSADFEPQNPFIDLFSNRGGEYLLKPSERAISLWEDQTQLNGFPYDARGKKFSYKIIGGQPVVMKYLGNYLDINTLVPNDLLQRQGQWFLYRAAKLHLRFAEAANRDDRHKLANALLNNGIQAAYNIPGTTDVTDIQQTHDVAPYDFDARQGDYPYFRGPWYRNTGLRGRAYLEPAPVVGDSLISIENNIIREAGLELAFEGNRWPDLLRIARRRNDPAFLADKIYEKLKEEGNPHAAEVRSKLMNPDNWYLPFDWTNDENE; this is encoded by the coding sequence ATGAAGTTAGTAACCAAAATAAGTAATTTACTATTCCTGTTATTAGTTTTTAGCTTATGTTTTTCCTGTTCTGATTATCTGGACGTGGAACCCAAAGATAAACTTGTAGCATCTCAAACATATCGTGATGTACATGATGCTGATGCGGCAGTAATTGGTATCTATGGAGAGCTTATGAATTTAGCGGACAAATATGTTATTTTAAATGAACTTAGAGCAGATTTGCTATCTGCCACAAACAATGCAAGCCCTCTCTTAAGACAAATTAATGAGCATAGTGTTACTAAAGATAACCCTTATGCGAATCCACAAAATTTCTACAAGGTAATTCTCGACTGTAACGATGCGCTTTCAAATTTTGATAAAATGCTTGCGGATAACCGTTTATCTCAGGAAGAATATAATCAACGTTATTCTGATATAGGAGCCCTTCGATCGTGGTTGTATTTACAAATTGGAATTCAGTATGGTAAAGTGCCTTACGTTACCGATCCTCTTGATAATATTGATGATGTAAAAGATGACTCTAAATTCCCTAAAATCGGTCTCGATGAGCTTTTGACAAAACTCATAGATTTCACAGAAGCTCTTAATTATATGCAGCCTTATACCTCTGATAATTTAGTGATTAATGTTGATGGTTATAATACCCAGAAATTTTTTATCAATAAAGAGACTCTATTGGGGGATCTTAATTTATGGAAAGGTAATTATACTGCGGCAGCTACTCATTATAGAACTGTACTGGAAACGAGTACGGAAAGTGGTAATCAAAGTGATTTATTTAACACCTACAGGCTTGCCTGGGGTACGGATATAAATGTGAGTTATATCAGGTATCAGGAGCAGGATGCAAGATCTCTCATTAATACTCCTACTCAGGGCTGGGGGTCAATTTTCTCAAGGGAAATGGATAATAATTGGGATTATGAGTGGATTTGGGTCCTGCCGTTTAGTGCAGATTTTGAGCCCCAAAATCCGTTTATCGATTTATTTTCCAATCGTGGAGGTGAATATTTATTAAAACCTTCAGAAAGGGCAATTTCTCTTTGGGAAGACCAAACCCAACTTAATGGTTTTCCATACGATGCCAGAGGGAAGAAATTTAGTTACAAAATAATAGGGGGTCAGCCTGTAGTAATGAAATATCTTGGAAATTACCTTGATATTAATACGCTTGTGCCCAATGATTTATTGCAAAGACAGGGGCAGTGGTTTTTATACAGGGCGGCCAAATTACACCTGAGGTTTGCAGAAGCGGCAAATCGGGATGACAGGCATAAATTAGCCAATGCCTTATTAAATAATGGTATCCAGGCAGCATATAATATCCCGGGGACTACAGATGTTACCGATATTCAGCAAACCCACGATGTGGCACCATACGATTTTGATGCCAGGCAGGGTGATTATCCTTATTTCAGGGGTCCGTGGTATCGAAATACAGGCTTGAGGGGGAGGGCTTACCTAGAACCCGCCCCTGTAGTTGGTGATAGTTTAATTTCAATAGAAAATAATATAATAAGGGAAGCTGGCCTGGAATTAGCTTTTGAAGGAAATAGATGGCCAGATTTGTTAAGAATAGCCAGGAGGAGAAATGATCCGGCTTTTCTTGCAGATAAGATTTATGAGAAATTAAAGGAAGAAGGAAATCCTCATGCCGCCGAAGTGAGATCAAAACTTATGAATCCTGATAACTGGTATTTACCATTTGATTGGACAAATGATGAAAATGAATAG
- a CDS encoding RagB/SusD family nutrient uptake outer membrane protein has translation MKTIKIKWRVKLIMVVSMAILVLDSCSLEEETYSIYTPETFYSNDFQILSSLSGIYRNFAAITGMGVEYRTLELSADQVVVQAKIQGWWGGDNFWQLMEHNWNPDHAYITGTWNTFFETVGQTNALLSSLEGSELDVSGPIAELRALRAYAYFFLMDLFGNVPIFTEPKVDPLNLPEQNTRTEVFNFVTSELKAAAEDLPSKSEAGAEYYGRLTKEAAWSLLSIIYLNAEVYTGTPMYAEAEEYADKVINSGSYHLLPDFFDNFVPDNQNNAEFIFGAVYTPEIAGGIGHPLVQKVLPGISGGLFGLPYTPQNGFATRPSIYNAYSDQDVRKEVFIGYGPLIDPRNGEVVMVERIVPDNNSVLYVPGVSTEGPVPYEIIPATGIRNQPMNAGIKWIKWQIDPNTQGGSAGNDIAFIRYADILLIKAEAMARQGDLEGALDYVNMVRERSNAETWTSLTLDQILEERNRELAFEMTRRRDLIRFGKFTDPWLWKPASEPYRTLYPIPQAAINANPKLQQNPGY, from the coding sequence ATGAAAACAATTAAAATTAAATGGAGAGTAAAGTTGATCATGGTGGTGAGTATGGCCATTCTTGTTCTGGACTCTTGTTCTCTTGAAGAAGAAACCTATTCAATTTATACACCGGAAACTTTTTACTCAAATGATTTCCAGATATTGTCATCTCTTTCAGGGATATACCGAAATTTTGCGGCAATCACCGGTATGGGAGTTGAATATAGAACCCTCGAGCTTTCAGCAGATCAGGTTGTGGTACAGGCCAAAATTCAAGGTTGGTGGGGAGGAGATAATTTCTGGCAATTAATGGAGCACAATTGGAATCCCGATCATGCTTATATTACAGGAACCTGGAATACCTTCTTTGAAACCGTTGGTCAAACCAATGCTCTGCTCAGTTCCCTTGAAGGTTCTGAATTGGATGTTAGTGGGCCTATTGCCGAGCTTCGGGCCCTACGAGCATATGCATATTTCTTTTTGATGGACTTATTTGGCAACGTTCCCATTTTTACAGAGCCCAAAGTGGACCCTCTTAACTTGCCTGAACAAAATACACGAACTGAGGTCTTTAATTTTGTTACTTCTGAGCTTAAAGCTGCGGCCGAAGATCTCCCTTCAAAATCTGAAGCAGGGGCTGAGTATTACGGTAGACTGACCAAGGAAGCTGCCTGGTCTTTACTTTCAATCATTTATCTTAACGCAGAGGTTTATACTGGCACACCGATGTATGCAGAAGCTGAAGAATATGCCGATAAGGTAATTAATTCTGGTTCTTACCACCTTTTACCTGATTTCTTTGACAATTTTGTACCGGATAACCAAAATAACGCAGAATTTATATTTGGAGCGGTCTATACTCCAGAAATTGCAGGAGGAATTGGGCATCCTCTTGTCCAAAAGGTTCTTCCAGGAATATCGGGTGGATTATTTGGCTTGCCTTATACTCCTCAAAATGGATTTGCCACACGGCCATCAATTTACAATGCCTATTCAGACCAGGATGTAAGGAAAGAGGTTTTCATCGGTTATGGACCCTTAATAGACCCAAGAAACGGCGAGGTGGTAATGGTTGAGAGAATAGTCCCAGATAACAACTCCGTATTATATGTTCCAGGAGTATCTACTGAAGGTCCTGTACCTTATGAAATTATTCCTGCCACAGGAATAAGAAATCAACCTATGAATGCAGGAATCAAATGGATAAAATGGCAAATAGACCCCAATACCCAGGGAGGAAGTGCGGGTAATGATATTGCCTTTATCAGATATGCCGATATTCTTCTTATCAAGGCTGAAGCTATGGCCAGACAAGGGGATTTGGAAGGAGCTCTTGATTATGTTAATATGGTAAGAGAACGGAGCAATGCTGAGACCTGGACTTCCCTCACCCTCGACCAGATATTAGAGGAAAGAAATCGTGAATTAGCCTTTGAAATGACAAGAAGGCGAGATCTTATCAGATTTGGAAAATTTACAGATCCTTGGTTGTGGAAACCTGCTTCAGAGCCTTACAGAACCCTATATCCTATACCTCAGGCTGCAATAAACGCTAATCCTAAGTTGCAACAAAATCCGGGATACTAA
- a CDS encoding SusC/RagA family TonB-linked outer membrane protein has translation MNKHYSLLRTIVCCITMVFVLSAYAQNRQVTGTVVSSNGEPLPGVNVIQKGTSNGVVTDFDGNYTINLEQNEPQVLVFSFVGFQPVEEEVNNRSMINVTLEDGGKLDEVVVIGYGTQKRSDVTGAISSLSSERIQDAPPVAPEQILQGKVTGVNIVQNSGQPGSGSTVRIRGISSISAGNNPLYVIDGVPLQFGSANNTVQLGPQGGTTAFSNETSNPLNIINPADIESIDVLKDASATAIYGSRGANGVIIITTKSKEGAGETLTYDNYFGIANVRETLPFLSAEEYRSYAESIGEAYPDLGANTNWQEEIFRTAFTQNHNLAFSGGSSSTKFRASFGYTGQEGIILSNQLQKYTGRFNGSHRALDGKLRIGVHMTYANLEDDKVAISSSINNEGGNILKDALRWAPTLPVYNEDGSFYQVGELRINPVSWVEVEDLNKTGQFIGNTDLKFDILESLTFGLNLGYSNERVDRYTLAPETHPSAESEGGRASISKFKNTTALIETTLTYEKQINEDNFINVLAGYSFQRFENENTFTQANQFVSTATKWNLIQSGNTLANTSFKEANRLASYYGRVNYRLMDKYLVTLTVRRDGSSRFGPNNRWGTFPSGAFAYNISNEEFMRDSKISNLKFRLGYGITGNQEIPNNLYREQLSINGSSVYVFGGQAVPSVLPTNYANPDLQWEETSQLNVGLDFGFFKERLTGTIDYYKKNTDNLLLNFSTAAPSVVSSQWANVGEVENKGFEFGVTGDIFYSDDFTWTSNINFSTNKNEVISLSNENFQRDEIRTVDGSGVVGFQTGIQIIRPGLPIGSFYGRKFTGLDSEGMETYLDADNDGEADLLVIGNANPDLVYGFNNNFRYKQFDAAINIRGVLGNDIYNNTAAEFSYPVSAPGLNVLESALTNGTSREEQAQFSSRWLEDGSYLRLDNLSIGYTFNTTNVSFLKNARLYVSGKNLILLTDYTGYDPEVNTRAVGVDYLAYPRPTSYLIGGSVTF, from the coding sequence ATGAATAAACACTATTCTCTCTTACGAACTATAGTTTGTTGTATTACTATGGTTTTCGTCTTAAGTGCTTATGCTCAAAATAGGCAAGTGACGGGTACAGTTGTTTCTTCTAATGGAGAGCCTCTACCCGGTGTTAACGTGATCCAGAAAGGGACCTCCAATGGAGTGGTAACAGATTTTGATGGAAATTACACTATTAATCTTGAGCAAAATGAACCTCAGGTATTAGTGTTTTCCTTCGTAGGTTTTCAGCCTGTAGAGGAAGAAGTGAATAACCGATCTATGATTAATGTAACCTTAGAAGACGGAGGTAAACTGGATGAGGTGGTTGTGATAGGTTATGGAACTCAAAAGAGAAGTGACGTTACCGGAGCTATATCCTCCCTCAGTTCAGAAAGAATTCAGGACGCGCCACCAGTAGCGCCAGAGCAGATATTGCAGGGAAAAGTCACAGGTGTAAATATTGTCCAAAACAGCGGTCAGCCAGGTTCAGGATCTACAGTACGCATTCGGGGTATAAGCTCAATTTCAGCAGGTAATAACCCTTTATATGTTATTGATGGAGTTCCTCTTCAATTTGGTAGCGCTAACAATACTGTACAACTTGGTCCTCAGGGTGGAACTACAGCCTTTTCAAATGAAACCTCGAATCCACTTAATATTATAAATCCGGCAGATATAGAAAGTATAGATGTGCTAAAAGATGCATCAGCCACAGCTATTTATGGTTCAAGGGGAGCTAATGGTGTGATAATAATCACCACCAAAAGTAAAGAGGGAGCAGGTGAAACTCTTACTTATGATAATTATTTTGGTATAGCTAATGTTCGAGAGACCCTGCCATTTTTATCTGCAGAGGAGTATCGTAGTTATGCCGAAAGTATAGGGGAAGCTTATCCTGATCTTGGAGCTAATACAAACTGGCAGGAAGAAATTTTTAGAACGGCTTTTACTCAAAACCATAACCTGGCATTTTCAGGAGGGTCCTCGTCTACCAAGTTCAGGGCTTCTTTTGGGTATACGGGTCAGGAAGGGATCATTCTTTCTAATCAGCTTCAAAAATATACAGGAAGATTTAATGGAAGTCATAGGGCTTTAGACGGGAAATTAAGGATTGGTGTCCATATGACGTATGCCAATCTCGAAGATGACAAAGTAGCAATCTCTTCAAGTATAAATAACGAAGGAGGCAATATTTTAAAGGATGCGTTGAGATGGGCACCAACCTTACCTGTTTACAATGAAGATGGAAGCTTTTATCAGGTAGGGGAACTTAGAATCAATCCAGTTTCCTGGGTTGAAGTAGAGGATCTTAATAAAACTGGTCAGTTTATAGGTAATACAGATTTAAAATTTGATATCCTCGAATCTCTGACATTCGGATTAAATCTTGGGTATTCCAACGAGCGGGTGGATAGATACACTTTAGCTCCGGAAACACATCCTTCGGCAGAATCTGAAGGTGGACGTGCATCAATAAGTAAGTTTAAGAACACAACCGCCCTGATAGAGACAACTCTTACTTATGAAAAACAGATTAATGAAGATAATTTTATAAACGTTTTGGCAGGATATTCTTTTCAAAGGTTTGAAAATGAAAATACCTTCACACAGGCCAATCAATTTGTCTCTACTGCTACCAAATGGAATCTTATCCAGTCTGGAAATACCCTCGCAAATACTTCTTTTAAAGAGGCAAATCGCCTCGCTTCTTATTATGGTCGTGTCAATTATAGATTAATGGATAAATATTTAGTTACTCTAACAGTAAGAAGAGATGGTTCCAGTAGGTTTGGTCCGAATAACCGATGGGGTACTTTCCCATCAGGTGCTTTTGCATACAACATTTCCAATGAAGAATTTATGAGGGATTCCAAAATTAGCAATCTTAAGTTCAGATTGGGTTATGGAATCACTGGTAATCAGGAAATTCCTAATAATCTATATAGAGAGCAACTCTCAATTAATGGGTCGAGCGTGTATGTATTTGGAGGTCAAGCGGTGCCAAGTGTACTGCCAACCAATTATGCTAATCCTGATTTACAGTGGGAGGAAACCAGCCAGTTGAATGTGGGCTTGGATTTTGGTTTCTTTAAGGAAAGACTAACAGGAACCATAGACTACTATAAGAAAAATACAGATAATTTATTGTTGAATTTCTCTACTGCGGCACCTTCAGTTGTATCTTCCCAGTGGGCAAATGTAGGGGAAGTTGAAAATAAAGGTTTCGAGTTCGGTGTAACCGGGGATATCTTTTATTCCGATGATTTTACATGGACATCTAACATAAATTTTTCCACTAATAAAAATGAAGTGATCAGCCTTTCAAACGAGAATTTTCAGAGGGATGAAATCCGAACGGTAGATGGTTCGGGTGTAGTAGGTTTCCAAACCGGAATACAGATAATCAGACCAGGATTACCAATTGGTTCTTTCTATGGGAGGAAATTTACCGGGTTAGACAGTGAAGGAATGGAAACTTACCTGGATGCCGACAATGATGGTGAAGCAGACTTGCTGGTGATTGGAAATGCAAATCCAGATTTAGTATATGGCTTCAATAATAATTTTCGTTATAAACAATTTGATGCAGCCATTAATATAAGAGGTGTTCTTGGAAATGATATTTATAACAATACAGCTGCTGAATTCTCCTATCCAGTCTCAGCTCCAGGACTCAATGTATTAGAATCTGCATTAACTAATGGTACAAGTAGAGAGGAGCAGGCCCAGTTTTCTTCCCGATGGCTGGAAGATGGCAGCTATTTGCGTCTCGATAATCTAAGTATTGGATATACCTTCAATACCACCAATGTTTCTTTTCTAAAGAATGCAAGATTATATGTGAGTGGTAAAAACCTTATTTTGCTTACTGATTATACCGGCTATGATCCTGAAGTTAATACCAGGGCAGTTGGAGTTGATTATTTGGCATATCCAAGGCCAACGAGTTACTTGATAGGAGGTAGTGTTACATTTTAA